The Planctomycetia bacterium genome window below encodes:
- a CDS encoding ascorbate-dependent monooxygenase, translating into MSRMLINRSVLAIVAACMMSVVASAGAAEEITFNKHVASIVWAHCVKCHRPGEVAPFSLTSYQDTAKRAELIAEVVARHAMPPWKPVAELPPFSNGRRLTDAEVGLIRRWAQAGAPEGAAKDLPPLPKFAEGWQLGKPDLILAMPEAAKIPADGRDIYLNVLLPLKVPTGKYVRAIEFHPGNRRIVHHAVLFYDTSGKAREHDAADPALGFRAGSPPGKFLPGTLAIWTPGRNPLPLGDGLAMAWPDKADLVLNLHLHPSGKPETELSTLGVYFTDVAPKRTLVDLMLIDRKIDIAPGEKNFRTHDEKVLPADAKLVSIFPHMHVIGKEIKIAATYPDGRQETLFLIDDWDFNWQDAYEYAKPILLPRGTKLTFDAVHDNSTDNPQNPNNPPVRVRWGEQTYDEMSLAFLNLEPVGGGGGTASDLAMKPKNDAKPADYTERARAAIKKIDLDGNGRLSFPEVFAAVGNKHPKETVEKLLTPFDNDGDRELNLTETASALRVLQP; encoded by the coding sequence ATGAGTCGAATGTTGATAAACCGCTCGGTGCTCGCGATCGTTGCCGCCTGCATGATGTCGGTCGTGGCCTCCGCCGGCGCGGCCGAAGAGATCACGTTCAACAAGCATGTCGCTTCGATCGTGTGGGCGCATTGCGTGAAGTGTCATCGGCCGGGAGAGGTCGCGCCGTTTTCATTGACGTCGTATCAAGACACAGCCAAGCGGGCCGAGCTGATCGCCGAGGTCGTTGCGCGGCATGCGATGCCCCCTTGGAAGCCGGTCGCCGAGCTTCCTCCCTTCTCCAACGGCCGACGGCTCACCGACGCTGAGGTCGGGCTCATCCGTCGTTGGGCTCAAGCCGGCGCGCCTGAGGGAGCCGCGAAAGACTTGCCTCCGCTGCCGAAATTCGCCGAAGGCTGGCAACTCGGCAAACCGGACCTCATCTTAGCGATGCCCGAAGCGGCGAAGATTCCGGCCGATGGCCGCGATATCTATCTCAATGTGTTGTTACCGCTCAAAGTGCCAACCGGCAAATATGTTCGCGCCATCGAATTTCATCCCGGCAATCGCCGCATCGTGCATCATGCCGTGTTGTTCTACGACACGAGCGGCAAGGCGCGCGAGCACGATGCCGCGGATCCCGCCCTCGGCTTTCGCGCCGGATCTCCTCCGGGCAAGTTTCTTCCCGGCACGCTCGCCATCTGGACGCCGGGTCGCAACCCGCTGCCGCTCGGCGACGGGCTTGCCATGGCCTGGCCCGACAAAGCCGATCTGGTGTTGAATCTCCATTTGCACCCGAGCGGTAAACCGGAGACGGAGCTTTCGACCCTCGGCGTTTACTTTACCGACGTTGCCCCGAAGCGAACCTTGGTCGATCTGATGTTGATCGATCGCAAGATCGACATCGCGCCGGGCGAGAAGAACTTCCGGACGCACGACGAAAAGGTGTTACCGGCAGACGCGAAGCTGGTCTCCATCTTTCCGCACATGCATGTGATCGGTAAGGAAATCAAAATTGCGGCCACGTATCCCGACGGTCGCCAAGAGACGTTGTTCTTGATCGATGATTGGGATTTCAATTGGCAAGACGCGTATGAATATGCCAAGCCGATTCTCTTGCCGCGCGGCACGAAGCTCACGTTCGATGCCGTCCACGACAACTCGACCGACAATCCGCAGAACCCCAACAATCCGCCGGTGCGCGTGCGCTGGGGGGAGCAAACTTACGATGAGATGTCGCTCGCGTTTTTGAATCTCGAGCCGGTCGGCGGCGGCGGTGGAACTGCGAGCGACTTGGCGATGAAGCCGAAAAACGACGCCAAACCGGCCGACTACACGGAGCGCGCCCGAGCCGCGATCAAGAAGATCGACCTCGACGGCAACGGCCGCTTGAGCTTCCCCGAGGTCTTCGCCGCGGTCGGGAACAAGCACCCGAAGGAAACGGTCGAAAAGCTATTAACCCCCTTCGATAACGACGGCGACCGCGAACTCAACCTCACGGAAACCGCCTCGGCGTTGCGCGTGCTGCAACCATAA
- a CDS encoding lipid-binding SYLF domain-containing protein, with the protein MKITNCAAAIALTITMLLAAPTALRAQGVAGVIPVQPMSIESAIVDNSAQVINEIMGIPGKGIPTALLADAQGLVIIPDMIKGGFVIGAKHGRGVVLVRDPTLGWQLPQFVTINGASVGWQAGIQAIDLVLVFRTKKSVQGLLSGKFTIGADAAAAAGPVGREASASTDGTFKAEIYSYSRSRGLFAGVSLDGSALRMDNDITGAYYQPRVAVAPGQPLPAPPSAVRLIEEINKYTKPGVGIASAPIGAQPAGAAATDPRTIQQNLAAASQRLGAIVDAQWKGYLALPPETYGVAQAPSIEALTQAVGRFQAVAGDPQYGALVARPEFAETLRLLQQLIVALPRPAMTLPPPPPQ; encoded by the coding sequence ATGAAGATCACGAACTGCGCCGCTGCGATTGCGCTCACTATCACGATGTTGCTTGCCGCTCCGACGGCGCTCCGAGCCCAAGGCGTTGCGGGCGTGATCCCGGTGCAACCGATGTCGATCGAGTCGGCCATCGTCGACAATTCGGCGCAAGTGATCAATGAGATCATGGGCATTCCCGGCAAAGGAATTCCGACCGCGCTCTTGGCCGACGCGCAAGGGCTCGTGATTATTCCCGACATGATCAAAGGGGGCTTCGTGATCGGCGCGAAGCATGGTCGCGGCGTGGTGCTGGTGCGCGATCCGACCCTCGGCTGGCAACTGCCGCAATTCGTAACGATCAACGGCGCGAGCGTCGGCTGGCAGGCCGGTATTCAAGCGATCGATCTCGTGCTCGTGTTCCGCACGAAGAAGAGCGTGCAGGGATTGCTCAGCGGTAAGTTCACGATCGGCGCAGATGCCGCCGCCGCCGCCGGACCGGTCGGACGCGAAGCTTCGGCTTCCACCGACGGCACCTTCAAGGCTGAGATTTATTCCTATTCGCGCAGTCGCGGATTGTTCGCCGGCGTATCGCTCGACGGCTCGGCTTTGCGCATGGATAACGACATCACGGGCGCCTACTATCAGCCGCGCGTCGCCGTGGCGCCGGGCCAGCCGCTGCCGGCCCCGCCGTCGGCCGTGCGGCTGATCGAAGAAATCAACAAGTACACGAAGCCTGGTGTCGGCATAGCTTCGGCACCGATCGGCGCGCAGCCCGCAGGCGCGGCGGCAACCGATCCGCGCACCATTCAGCAAAACTTAGCCGCCGCTTCGCAACGCTTAGGCGCCATCGTCGATGCACAATGGAAAGGCTATCTCGCGCTCCCGCCGGAAACATACGGCGTGGCGCAAGCGCCGAGCATCGAAGCGCTCACGCAGGCCGTCGGGCGGTTTCAAGCCGTGGCCGGCGACCCTCAGTACGGAGCCCTCGTCGCACGGCCCGAGTTCGCCGAGACGTTGCGACTGTTGCAACAACTGATCGTCGCGCTTCCGCGGCCGGCGATGACGCTCCCGCCACCGCCGCCGCAATAA
- a CDS encoding DUF1501 domain-containing protein, with product MIQLGGLGYCGLNLPELLRSETESSLSPGGIRAKADACILIYLNGGPSHIDMWDMKPDAPEGIRGEFKPIATSVPGVNVCEHLPKLATRMQHFSLVRSLHHTVNNSHAAAVYTSITGHDRGDATILLGGSERDYPTPGSVLGMLRPPERLVVANVVLPYQTKEGAKGPPQPGFWGGLLGRGHDPLFILNDPNAAGFGVPELTPTEDISLDRMAARRALLTSIGARLPSEVRAGPEAVDAFRSRALDLLTSQAARHAIDLQSEKPAVRDAYGRNIYGQSVLLARRLVEAGTRMVTISWAPDANATWDTHGSNFRKLRETLLPQFDSACSTLVDELVERGMWDRTIVAVLGDFGRTPRVNNKDGGRDHWNYCYTVMLGGGGFRGGFVYGASDKTGAFPARDALGPGDITASMYQLLGLSPDRLLHDPHGRPHRLVAAGNPIPQLFA from the coding sequence ATGATCCAACTCGGCGGCCTCGGCTATTGCGGCCTGAACTTGCCGGAGTTGCTGCGCTCCGAAACGGAATCATCACTTTCGCCCGGCGGCATTCGCGCGAAGGCCGACGCTTGCATCTTGATCTACCTCAACGGTGGGCCGAGCCACATCGATATGTGGGACATGAAGCCCGACGCTCCCGAGGGGATTCGGGGTGAGTTTAAGCCGATCGCCACGAGCGTTCCCGGCGTGAACGTGTGTGAGCATTTGCCGAAGCTCGCGACGCGCATGCAACATTTTTCGCTCGTCCGCTCGTTGCATCACACGGTGAACAACTCGCATGCCGCGGCTGTGTATACCAGCATCACCGGCCACGATCGGGGCGATGCGACGATCTTGCTCGGCGGCTCGGAGCGCGACTATCCGACGCCGGGCTCCGTGCTCGGCATGCTTCGGCCGCCGGAGCGACTCGTCGTGGCGAACGTCGTGCTGCCGTATCAAACGAAAGAAGGAGCGAAAGGACCGCCGCAGCCCGGCTTCTGGGGTGGGCTGCTCGGGCGAGGGCACGATCCGCTCTTCATCTTAAACGATCCCAACGCCGCCGGCTTCGGCGTGCCGGAGCTGACGCCGACCGAAGATATCTCGCTCGACCGGATGGCCGCGCGCCGTGCGTTGCTCACGTCGATCGGGGCTCGACTGCCGTCGGAAGTACGCGCGGGTCCGGAAGCGGTCGATGCGTTTCGCTCGCGCGCGCTCGACTTGCTGACGTCGCAAGCCGCGCGGCACGCAATCGATTTGCAAAGCGAAAAGCCGGCGGTGCGCGACGCGTACGGTCGCAACATCTACGGGCAGAGCGTGCTGCTGGCGCGGCGCTTAGTCGAAGCCGGCACCCGCATGGTGACGATCTCTTGGGCACCCGATGCGAACGCCACTTGGGACACGCACGGCAGCAACTTCCGCAAGCTCCGCGAGACGCTGCTGCCGCAGTTCGACTCGGCCTGTTCGACATTGGTCGACGAGTTGGTCGAGCGCGGGATGTGGGACCGGACGATCGTCGCGGTGCTCGGCGATTTCGGGCGGACGCCGCGCGTGAACAACAAAGACGGCGGCCGCGATCATTGGAATTATTGCTACACCGTGATGCTCGGCGGCGGGGGCTTTCGAGGCGGCTTCGTTTACGGCGCGAGCGACAAGACCGGAGCGTTTCCGGCTCGCGATGCGCTCGGCCCCGGCGACATCACGGCTTCGATGTACCAACTGCTCGGCCTCTCGCCGGATCGATTGCTGCACGACCCTCACGGGCGACCGCATCGGCTCGTGGCTGCGGGGAATCCGATTCCGCAGTTGTTTGCGTGA
- a CDS encoding DUF421 domain-containing protein, protein MLTKIFEVVFGGNEPHGSLEIYQVAARAIVVYISGILIVRIGKSRVIGRVTSLDIILGFILGSLLSRGITGHAPISDTLIASAALVATHWLLTIIACRSHRAGVVLKGSPILLIEHGKVLLAAMREAHISGHDLEEGLRLNGIENFAEVKYAYKERNGEISVIKTKPDGEE, encoded by the coding sequence ATGCTCACTAAAATCTTCGAGGTCGTATTCGGGGGGAATGAGCCGCACGGGTCGTTGGAGATCTACCAAGTCGCGGCCCGCGCGATCGTGGTTTATATCTCCGGCATTCTCATCGTGCGGATCGGCAAGAGTCGTGTGATCGGGCGTGTGACGTCGCTCGATATCATCCTCGGCTTCATTCTCGGCTCGCTCTTAAGCCGCGGAATCACCGGCCATGCGCCGATCTCCGACACGCTCATCGCTTCGGCTGCGCTCGTGGCGACGCATTGGTTGCTCACGATCATTGCTTGTCGCTCGCATCGAGCGGGAGTCGTGTTGAAGGGAAGCCCGATCTTACTGATCGAGCACGGCAAGGTGCTCTTAGCTGCGATGCGTGAGGCGCATATCTCGGGCCATGATCTGGAAGAAGGCTTGCGATTGAACGGCATCGAAAACTTCGCCGAGGTAAAGTATGCGTATAAAGAGCGAAACGGCGAAATCAGCGTGATCAAAACCAAGCCGGACGGCGAAGAATAA
- a CDS encoding response regulator transcription factor has product MSQDLPGNKIGILIVDNHPAVREGLALRISRQPDMQVAGEAADVDEAWALIERVEPEIVIIDISLKKGNGLDLVKKIKAEGNSTRCLVWSMFDGLLYAERALRAGAQGYINKEEATDRVIAAIRKVRDGGMYASEQLLEKLDSRAAAKKREPSASTSLVEEFSDRELQVFQLIGQGCDMQRISERMNLSIKTVETYRARIKQKLNLPSRTELVRTAVEWVLYEASPNRDKSL; this is encoded by the coding sequence ATGTCTCAAGATCTGCCGGGGAATAAAATCGGCATCTTGATCGTCGACAACCATCCGGCTGTCCGCGAAGGGCTTGCGCTACGCATCTCGCGCCAGCCCGACATGCAAGTCGCCGGCGAAGCGGCAGATGTCGACGAGGCGTGGGCGTTGATCGAGCGAGTTGAGCCGGAGATCGTCATTATCGATATCTCGCTGAAAAAAGGGAATGGTCTCGACCTTGTGAAGAAGATCAAAGCCGAGGGAAACTCGACCCGCTGCTTGGTGTGGTCGATGTTCGACGGCCTGCTCTATGCCGAGCGAGCTCTGCGCGCCGGAGCGCAAGGATACATCAATAAGGAAGAAGCGACCGATCGGGTTATCGCCGCGATTCGGAAAGTGCGCGACGGCGGAATGTATGCCTCCGAGCAGCTGCTGGAAAAGCTCGATAGCCGCGCAGCCGCTAAGAAGAGAGAGCCTTCCGCAAGCACTTCGCTCGTCGAGGAATTTTCCGACCGTGAGCTGCAAGTGTTTCAGCTCATCGGTCAAGGTTGCGACATGCAGCGCATTTCCGAACGGATGAATTTAAGTATCAAGACCGTCGAGACCTATCGGGCCCGGATTAAACAGAAGCTCAATCTACCGAGCCGTACGGAGCTGGTGCGTACCGCCGTGGAATGGGTGCTCTACGAAGCGTCGCCGAACCGCGATAAATCGCTATAG
- a CDS encoding response regulator, which translates to MKLPLGKLNATLEERVAERTAAAELRATELAISNTELGRTAKELRRAEEQLRLAKDVAEAANAAKSRFLATMSHEIRTPMHGILGMTDLTLRTGLTAQQRTYLGIVRQSGDTLLHLLNDILDLSKIEAGKMVLEKIAANPHSVISDAMRLMGSHAAQKRLELIHRISPALPTQLACDPGRIRQVIVNLVGNAIKFTESGEVFVDTNVERGGDGREYVHVSVADDGPGISPDKRVLIFDAFEQSDSSTTRRYGGTGLGLSISAQLVDLMGGRIWVESELGVGSVFHFTIPLECIPGAPDRIRQQPLAGRHVLLCCDSARARGTYHEALLEAGAVCSPIPNGEEGWRLVEQLQANGNDDLVVLADDLSVNQAVAIGIVEALGHRCTVVSSGREAIDAFHGERFDAIFMDMEMPDLDGLEATKRIRELERKQGGHTPIVAMTANAFAEARQKCFQAGMDDYVSKPIQLEAVSEALERILNGVLEHADVR; encoded by the coding sequence TTGAAACTGCCTCTAGGAAAACTCAACGCTACGCTGGAAGAGCGCGTCGCCGAACGAACCGCGGCTGCCGAACTGCGTGCGACGGAGTTGGCGATCTCGAATACGGAACTAGGCCGAACTGCGAAAGAACTACGCCGCGCCGAAGAGCAATTGCGTCTCGCGAAAGACGTGGCTGAAGCAGCCAACGCGGCGAAGAGTCGCTTCTTGGCGACGATGAGCCATGAGATTCGCACCCCGATGCACGGCATTCTCGGAATGACCGATCTCACGCTCCGCACCGGGCTCACGGCCCAACAGAGAACCTATCTCGGCATCGTTCGCCAATCGGGCGACACGCTCTTGCATTTGCTGAACGATATCCTCGATCTGTCGAAGATCGAGGCCGGCAAGATGGTGCTGGAAAAGATCGCCGCGAATCCACATAGCGTCATTTCCGATGCGATGCGGCTCATGGGAAGCCATGCGGCGCAGAAGCGACTGGAACTGATTCATCGAATCTCGCCGGCCTTGCCGACGCAACTCGCTTGCGATCCCGGTCGGATTCGGCAGGTGATCGTCAATCTCGTCGGCAACGCGATTAAGTTCACCGAGTCGGGCGAGGTGTTCGTCGATACAAACGTCGAACGCGGCGGCGACGGACGAGAGTACGTGCATGTCTCGGTCGCCGACGATGGGCCCGGCATTTCCCCAGACAAACGGGTGTTGATCTTCGACGCCTTCGAGCAAAGCGACAGCTCGACGACGCGACGCTACGGCGGCACCGGTCTGGGCCTTTCCATCTCGGCGCAGTTGGTCGACCTGATGGGAGGCCGCATCTGGGTCGAAAGCGAACTAGGTGTCGGAAGCGTGTTCCATTTTACGATTCCTCTCGAATGCATTCCCGGCGCACCCGATCGGATTCGGCAGCAACCGTTGGCAGGGCGGCACGTGCTGCTTTGTTGCGACAGCGCCCGAGCTCGAGGCACATACCATGAAGCGCTGCTCGAAGCCGGAGCGGTTTGCAGCCCGATTCCGAACGGCGAGGAAGGCTGGCGCCTGGTCGAGCAACTACAGGCGAACGGCAACGACGATCTTGTGGTTCTCGCCGACGATCTGAGCGTAAACCAAGCCGTCGCGATCGGAATCGTCGAAGCGCTGGGACATCGATGCACGGTCGTGAGCTCCGGCCGAGAAGCGATCGACGCTTTTCACGGCGAACGGTTCGATGCGATTTTCATGGACATGGAAATGCCCGACCTCGATGGGCTCGAAGCGACGAAGCGGATTCGCGAGCTCGAGCGCAAGCAGGGAGGCCATACGCCGATCGTCGCGATGACCGCGAACGCGTTCGCCGAAGCTCGGCAGAAATGCTTCCAAGCCGGGATGGACGATTACGTTTCGAAGCCGATCCAGCTCGAAGCCGTAAGCGAGGCACTCGAGCGAATACTAAACGGAGTTCTTGAGCACGCCGACGTACGCTAA
- a CDS encoding transposase, translating into MLLVDGTGLPLSIDVDSARPGEVTLIEPLLEQAVVARLPKRLIYDRAADSDPLRARLADRGVELICPHRRGRKRPATQDGRPLRRYRKRWIVERTIGWLKAFRRLVTRYEFYAFLFHGFAKLACLMIVLRRF; encoded by the coding sequence ATGCTGCTGGTCGACGGCACCGGCTTGCCGCTCTCGATCGACGTCGACAGCGCTCGTCCCGGCGAAGTCACTCTGATCGAGCCGCTGCTCGAGCAAGCGGTCGTCGCGCGTTTGCCGAAGCGGCTGATCTACGATCGGGCCGCCGACAGCGATCCGCTCCGCGCACGCTTGGCCGATCGCGGCGTCGAGCTCATCTGTCCGCACCGTCGCGGCCGCAAACGACCGGCCACTCAAGACGGCCGACCGCTCCGGCGTTATCGTAAACGCTGGATCGTCGAGCGCACGATCGGCTGGCTCAAAGCCTTCCGACGACTCGTCACCCGCTACGAGTTCTACGCCTTCCTCTTCCATGGCTTCGCCAAGCTCGCTTGTCTCATGATCGTCCTGAGGCGGTTTTGA
- a CDS encoding transposase, translated as MISDLFVDPAPDPRGGRPRADARRCVEGILWILRTGARWKDLPRSFPSYVTCWRRFEQWSNDGVWDRAWRRLILKLDRQGDVAWDEGFADGTFAAAKKGAIITARPSAARARSSCCWSTAPACRSRSTSTALVPAKSL; from the coding sequence TTGATCTCCGATCTGTTCGTCGATCCCGCCCCCGATCCGCGCGGCGGTCGACCGCGGGCCGACGCGCGACGCTGCGTCGAAGGGATTCTCTGGATCCTCAGGACCGGCGCGCGTTGGAAGGATTTGCCGCGCTCGTTCCCGTCGTACGTCACCTGTTGGCGCCGCTTCGAGCAGTGGTCGAATGACGGCGTCTGGGATCGCGCCTGGCGGCGACTGATCTTGAAGCTCGATCGGCAAGGCGACGTCGCATGGGACGAAGGTTTCGCCGACGGCACGTTCGCCGCGGCTAAAAAGGGGGCGATTATCACGGCCCGACCAAGTGCGGCAAGGGCTCGAAGCTCATGCTGCTGGTCGACGGCACCGGCTTGCCGCTCTCGATCGACGTCGACAGCGCTCGTCCCGGCGAAGTCACTCTGA
- a CDS encoding DUF1552 domain-containing protein: MNALSRRTFLRGTGVAVALPLLDAMQPVRLRAAPAEASPARFVAINVPLGFIPEKFFPEQAGAGYAMTSYLQPGEALRDKFTVFSGTSHPGVDGGHAAEKSFLTAAPSPGARTFKNTISLDQYLADKIGEKTRFASLTLGEKTLSWSANGVAIPPEQSPGKAFAKLFLTGSPREVAGLERDLEDGRSILDTVLSDAKSMERRIGPADRDKLDQFLTAVRETERRLAKAETWNRTPKPIVKAKPPGELPGADLVGRLRGHFDIIRLALENDSSRLITLGGTGFGTVPLISGVQLGYHGLSHHGKNPDMLRQLELIELATMKAFFEFLTGLQQSMENGSSLLDRTQVLLGSNLGNASGHLTTNLPVLLAGGGFKHGNHLAFDARNNYPLPKLFVSIAQRLGVETDSFAGTTGTMQGLDVR, encoded by the coding sequence ATGAACGCTCTTTCACGCCGCACGTTTTTGCGAGGGACCGGGGTTGCCGTGGCGTTGCCGCTGTTGGACGCGATGCAGCCCGTTCGGTTGCGGGCCGCTCCGGCCGAGGCGTCGCCGGCGCGATTCGTGGCGATCAACGTTCCGCTCGGCTTCATTCCGGAGAAGTTCTTTCCGGAGCAAGCCGGCGCGGGCTACGCGATGACGAGCTACTTGCAACCCGGCGAAGCGCTGCGCGACAAGTTCACGGTCTTTTCCGGCACGAGCCATCCGGGCGTCGACGGCGGGCATGCGGCGGAGAAATCATTCCTCACGGCTGCCCCTTCGCCGGGTGCGCGGACTTTCAAAAACACGATTTCGCTCGATCAATATCTCGCCGACAAGATCGGCGAGAAGACCCGCTTTGCATCGCTCACGCTCGGCGAGAAGACCCTCTCGTGGTCGGCCAACGGCGTGGCGATTCCTCCGGAGCAGTCGCCGGGCAAGGCGTTCGCGAAGTTGTTCTTAACCGGTTCACCGCGCGAAGTCGCCGGCTTGGAACGCGATCTGGAAGACGGCCGGAGCATCTTAGACACGGTGCTAAGCGACGCGAAATCGATGGAGCGCCGCATCGGCCCGGCCGATCGCGATAAGCTCGATCAGTTCTTAACCGCCGTGCGCGAGACGGAACGGCGCCTCGCGAAGGCCGAGACCTGGAATCGGACGCCGAAGCCGATCGTGAAAGCGAAGCCGCCGGGCGAGTTGCCCGGTGCCGATCTCGTCGGCCGGCTGCGTGGACATTTCGACATTATCCGCCTCGCGCTGGAAAACGATAGCTCGCGCCTCATCACGCTCGGCGGCACCGGCTTCGGCACGGTCCCGTTGATCTCCGGCGTGCAACTCGGCTACCACGGCCTCTCGCACCACGGGAAGAATCCCGATATGCTTCGCCAACTCGAGCTCATCGAGCTCGCCACAATGAAAGCTTTTTTCGAGTTTCTCACAGGCCTTCAGCAGAGCATGGAAAACGGTTCGAGCTTGCTCGACCGAACTCAAGTGTTGCTCGGCAGCAATCTCGGCAACGCGAGCGGCCACCTCACGACGAATCTCCCGGTGCTTCTCGCCGGCGGCGGCTTCAAGCATGGCAACCATCTCGCATTCGATGCCCGCAACAATTACCCGTTGCCTAAATTGTTCGTGAGCATCGCGCAACGCTTGGGAGTCGAAACCGACTCGTTCGCCGGAACGACCGGCACGATGCAAGGGCTCGACGTCCGGTAG